The region GAGCTTATACCAATGGTGCGCATAAGCtcctccactttttctttctcaGACAGTTTGTGTTTCTTAGGCTTATTCTTCATGCGCTTTGGCAAGTCGTGCACCATGGTCAAGGTTGCTGAGAAGACAAAGTTCTGGCGGCGACGTTTTTCCGTGCCCTCTTCAGAAGGTGCATTGATTACCTCCAGCAAATGCGCAAGGTCCTCGAAATGACCCTTTTCAACCATACGATCGGCCTCGTCGATAACCAAATAACGGACACTACTCAAGTCAGAGACGTGGGGCGCTCCCTGGTCAACAAGCTCCCAAAGACGACCAGGAGTGGCCACCACAATCTCTGGTTTCCGCTTAAGCAGTCTCAGCTGCTTTTCCGCCGAAAGGCCGCCCACAACATTTACGATGCGCACGTTTGTGTATTTGGCCACATCTTGAAGATGCCGAGTTACCTGAATGGCCAGCTCTCTCGTGGGCGTCAACACCAGAGCTTGAAGGGGCATGGCCTTCGAAGCGCACTCTTCAGGCTGCCGCGACTTGCGTTCCATGATGTGGTGCAGAAGCGGAATACCGAATGCAAGTGTTTTGCCGCTGCCGGTCTCCGCAGCCCCCATGATGTCCAGGTGATCACGTATCGCAGCTGGCAAGGTCTGCGCCTGTATTTCAGTGGGCTCAGTGAACTTCAGTTCGGCCAATGCTCTCAGCACTGGCTCGGGGACATAGCAATTGAGCCAGGCAGACATGTCCTCACACCTCGACTTTTTGGGCACGTCCGGGCACGCGTCGTCTTGAGCGTCATTGGACGGTTCGTCTTCATGAGGCAACACTGTTGATTTTTCCGCAGTTATGGCAGTTCTGGCTCCCGCCGGTTTACCATCGCGCTTccgttttcgtttctttttcttagCAGAGGCGTCGGATGCATCTTGAGACTGCCTTGAAGGGTCATCTTGACGCAAAATGTCATAACCTGAGAGTTCTTCAAGGCCTGAGAAGCCTTCCCACTCAGCGCCTTGAAGGGTTGCAGCGTCTATTTGAACCGGCTTCCATTGCGTTTTGGATCGAATGACAACAGATTTCTTCGGCATCGCTCACACAAAATTCAGCGCAGAAATTTGTAGAAAGCGTTGTACTTGCCAATTAAATTGTTTTGTAGCTGGAGCACTTCAAACAGAACGTTAAAAAGCAGTTGGGTTAACGTGCAGCGCCAAGACACAGGACCATAGTCACGGTCTGCACCACTCTGCACCACGTGTTTTATTCCAGTTTCGAGCAGGCGGAAACGACGTAAAGGAAATTGAGATGGTAAACAGCTGCGAAGTGAAATATGGAGTACACTAAGCAACGAATTAGCGTTGCTTGAGGCTAATTTCAGCTCAGTAAGTACCGCGCAGTTACGGCGCGCCTATCTGACGATGTTTAACAGGTTTTGCACAAAAAGCAGTCTTCACTGCGCAGCAGCACAATCGACAACCGCATAgcagctttctttttatttttttcattgatAGGTTATCTTTCCTCTGACGACTACGCTCGCTAGCGGTGCGAGCCCTTGCCTCGCTCTCTTTCCCTTCCTAGTGGTGCGAGGTGGCGAGGTAGTCGGCGGCCCGGTGGCAAGAATCGGTGATCGGTTGCAGCCGGCGCTAAGGGCAAGTGTCGGGACCGCTACATTGTTTCGTGAACAGTCTATTGAGGTCAAGATCCACGTGTACTGGACATGGCCCCCTTACTAAACAGAAAAGAGTCCGAACATCTGTACGCTGGCAGTTACGTGCCGAATGAAAACCGGAGCAGGAAAGGTATCAACGCTGTCCTCTTAGGTCCACCGGGGTCTGGCAAGGGCACGCAGGTAAATTGTTGTATTGGAGAGAACGAATGGCACAAATAATCATGCCGTGTTTGTTTTCCGCAGGCTCCGAAGTTAAAGGAGGAGTACTGCGTTTGCCACTTGGCTACCGGTG is a window of Amblyomma americanum isolate KBUSLIRL-KWMA chromosome 4, ASM5285725v1, whole genome shotgun sequence DNA encoding:
- the LOC144128665 gene encoding ATP-dependent RNA helicase DDX24, with the protein product MPKKSVVIRSKTQWKPVQIDAATLQGAEWEGFSGLEELSGYDILRQDDPSRQSQDASDASAKKKKRKRKRDGKPAGARTAITAEKSTVLPHEDEPSNDAQDDACPDVPKKSRCEDMSAWLNCYVPEPVLRALAELKFTEPTEIQAQTLPAAIRDHLDIMGAAETGSGKTLAFGIPLLHHIMERKSRQPEECASKAMPLQALVLTPTRELAIQVTRHLQDVAKYTNVRIVNVVGGLSAEKQLRLLKRKPEIVVATPGRLWELVDQGAPHVSDLSSVRYLVIDEADRMVEKGHFEDLAHLLEVINAPSEEGTEKRRRQNFVFSATLTMVHDLPKRMKNKPKKHKLSEKEKVEELMRTIGISSKPKVVDLTRKLGTAETLCESRIVCPSVQDKDSRLYYFLLAHPGRTLVFCNSIDSVRRLVSVLDLLQRCPLPLHASMQQRQRLKNLDRFKNNPSGLLLATDVAARGLDIQGIQHVIHFQVPRTAEVYVHRSGRTARAKSGGLSVMLMEPRELHLYRKICRTLNRDEDLPDFPIDQSMLRAVQTRVELARKLEAESHRVRRSNYEDNWLQRAAKEMEIDIDKRMLSNTDDKKKADTKRKLKAMQFQLSEILKKPLFPSGFSGKYLTHQGALEVPKVRMDGTAVQVVEAQKTKKTAMAMPVDGAPKNKQRKKAKKFKLWKQKVVGKKTE